From the Apis cerana isolate GH-2021 linkage group LG3, AcerK_1.0, whole genome shotgun sequence genome, one window contains:
- the LOC107998130 gene encoding translocator protein, with protein sequence MPVKVSWPVAIAIIHPNIGGWAGSYFSRKNIKPWYESLKKPTWTPPNWLFAPVWTTLYCTIGYSSYLVWRDGDGFRKAILPLSIYGTNLILNWSWSPLFFGLHKIKWALYEIVLLWGSTAAMGVAFYNVNPYAGCLIIPYLAWTTLATALNYAIYKNNKPSIEVTANEKKE encoded by the exons atgcctGTAAAAGTATCGTGGCCAGTCGCAATAGCTATTATTCATCCGAATATTGGAGGATGGGCCGGAAGTTacttttctagaaaaaatatcaaacctTGGTATGAg TCTTTGAAAAAACCAACTTGGACTCCACCAAACTGGTTATTTGCTCCAGTCTGGACAACTCTATATTGTACAATAGGATATTCTTCATATTTAGTATGGAGAGATGGTGATGGTTTTAGAAAAGCAATATTACCTCTTTCTATTTATGGgactaatttaatattaaactggTCTTGGTCACCATTATTTTTTGGGTTACACAAGATAAAATGg GCTCTGtatgaaattgttttattgtgGGGAAGTACTGCAGCAATGGGTGTGgcattttataatgtaaatccATATGCTGGTTGTTTGATTATTCCATATTTAGCTTGGACTACTCTTGCTACAGCattaaattatgcaatttaCAAGAATAACAAACCAAGCATTGAAGTAACTgcaaatgaaaagaaagaataa
- the LOC107998197 gene encoding transmembrane protein 120 homolog — MSTLPSNAQGSTAYLISNTTTTNLCVPESLVSCWLSSLFFFTTMDTDVESCLKDWNDLAQDYKELETLNKEYLAKLEEVVELQTKCLKGISHQTYRMSVISKSLKQLHASETQKGLSKEMTKREQQLHEIEQTLPKPNGTYLQIILGNVNVSILNKSDKFKYKDEYEKFKLVLSVIGFILSVLNLVTNIRTLELSFMFLLVWYYCTLTIRESILKVNGSRIKGWWRFHHFLSTVVSGVLLVWPNTGPWYAFRQQFLWFNAYISVVQSLQFCYQRGVLYRLKALGERHNMDITIEGFHSWMWRGLSFLLPFLFVGYMFQLYNAYILYTLISHSEATWHVSVLSGMFLVLFLGNTITTIMVIRQKLRERVKYHFPGVFASKFERKKDSNGEKNMKKQN, encoded by the exons atg AGCACTCTGCCGTCAAATGCCCAAGGAAGTACAGCTTACTTGATTAGTAATACGACTACGACAAATCTTTGCGTACCTGAATCTTTAGTGAGTTGTTGGCTAtcatccctttttttttttactacgaTGGATACCGATGTTGAATCCTGTTTGAAAGATTGGAACGACCTAGCACAAGATTACAAGGAATTAGaa acATTAAACAAAGAATATCTTGCAAAATTAGAAGAAGTAGTTGAACTTCAAACAAAATGTTTGAAAGGAATTTCTCACCAAACATACAGAATGAGTGTAATATCAAAATCACTCAAAca ATTACATGCAAGCGAAACACAAAAAGGATTAAGCAAAGAAATGACAAAACGAGAGCAGCAATTACATGAAATAGAACAAACTTTACCAAAACCAAATGGCACAtatcttcaaattattttaggcAATGTTAATGTttccatattaaataaaagtgataA gttCAAGTATAAagatgaatatgaaaaatttaaattagttctTTCAGTAAttggttttattttatctgtatTAAATCTAGTAACTAATATCag AACTTTGGAACTTAGCTTCATGTTCCTTTTAGTTTGGTATTATTGTACATTGACAATAAGGgaaagtatattaaaagtaaatggtTCAAGAATAAAAGGTTGGTGGAGATTTCATCATTTCCTTTCAACTGTAGTATCTGGTGTTTTATTAGTATGGCCTAACACAGGGCCATGGTATGCATTTAGACAACAATTTCTGTGGTTCAATGCTTATATCA gtGTAGTACAGTCTCTACAATTCTGCTATCAACGAGGTGTTTTATATCGCTTAAAAGCATTAGGTGAAAGACATAATATGGATATTACCATTGAAGGTTTTCATTCATGGATGTGGCGTGGATTATCGTTTTTATTACCATTCCTTTTTGTTGGATATATGTTTCAGTTGTACAATGCATATATCTTGTATACATTAATATCCCATTCAGAAGCTACATGGCATGTTTCAGTCCTTAGTGGAATGTTTTTGGTATTATTTCTAGGTAATACAATAACAACAATTATGGTAATTCGTCAAAAATTAAGAGAACgtgtaaaatatcattttcctGGAGTATTTGCTTCTAAATTTGAACGTAAGAAAGATtcaaatggagaaaaaaatatgaaaaaacaaaattaa
- the LOC107998196 gene encoding cytochrome P450 315a1, mitochondrial isoform X1 — MNLAQNILKSGKSVSLSSNVIALKYNVPGCGYAGASQTSRIDDLSDISKSTDGGNRSKIEITEKLRDRNYGTVAVATSGSILQEMPEPRGIPVFGTLFSFILFGGPKKQHEYVDKRHKELGPVYKERIGPTTAVFVNSIHEFRKIFRLEGSTPKHFLPEAWTLYNEMRKCRRGLLFMNGEEWIYFRKILNKVMLLPDPTNLMITPCQEVAIELKRKWQKQIKTNNIISNLQVQLYQWSIEAMMATLMGSYWYSYKHQLSRDFEILAETLHEIFEYSAKLSIIPVKLAMNLRLPVWKKFVASADTAFEIVRMLVPEMAKLGGNGLLKKMMDEGIRAEDAICIVTDFILAAGDTTATTLQWVLLLLCNHPEKQEELFKHIKDLPQKDILRLPLLKGIIKESLRLYPIAPFISRYLPEDSVIGNYFVPKGELLVLSLYSSGRDAANFPQPNEFRPERWIRTQKGIYQGVVHPHASLPFALGARSCIGRKLAEIQISFALAELIKSFKIECINKNQVKLILHLISVPSQSIKLKLMERN, encoded by the exons atgaatcttgcgcaaaatattttgaaaagcgGCAAATCCGTAAGTCTTTCCAGCAATGTCATCGCGTTGAAATATAATGTACCTGGTTGCGGTTACGCAGGCGCATCGCAGACATCAAGAATCGATGATTTATCCGATATCTCGAAATCCACAGATGGCGGGAATCGATCGAAGATAGAAATCACGGAGAAATTACGTGACAGAAATTATGGTACTGTAGCGGTAGCAACTAGCGGAAGTATTTTACAGGAAATGCCAGAACCGCGAGGAATTCCTGTGTTTGGAAcacttttttcattcattttatttgggGGTCCAAAAAAACAACATGAGTACGTTGATAAAAGGCATAAAGAATTGGGTCCTGTTTACAAAGAACGTATAGGACCAACCACAGCAGTTTTTGTAAATTCAATACAtgaatttcgtaaaatttttcgacttgAAGGATCAACACCAAAACATTTTCTACCAGAAGCTTGGACACTTTACAATGAGATGCGGAAATGTCGTCGCGGTTTGCTATTCat gAATGGCGAAGAATGGATATATTTCCGTAAGATTTTAAACAAAGTAATGTTATTACCAGATCcaacaaatttaatgattacaCCATGTCAAGAGGTAGCCATAGAACTTAAACGAAAATGGCAAAAACAGATTAAgaccaataatattatatcgaatttacaAGTTCAACTTTATCAGTGGTCTATAGAgg ctATGATGGCCACATTGATGGGATCGTACTGGTATTCTTACAAACATCAATTGTCCCgagatttcgaaatattagcAGAAACATtgcatgaaatatttgaatattcagctaaattatctataataccAGTTAAATTAGCTATGAATTTACGTTTACctgtttggaaaaaatttgttgCATCTGCTGATACAGCTTTCGAAATTGTTCGAATGTTGGTACCAGAAATGGCTAAATTAGGTGGTAatggtttattaaaaaaaatgatggatGAAGGTATTCGAGCCGAAGACGCAATCTGCATTGTtactgattttattttagcaGCTGGTGATACG ACGGCAACAACTTTGCAATGggtattattgttgttatgtAATCATCCtgaaaaacaagaagaattatttaaacacaTAAAAGATCTTCctcaaaaagatatattaagattACCATTATTAAAAGGTATAATCAAAGAATCTCTTCGATTATATCCTATAGCTCCATTTATATCTAGATATTTACCGGAAGATAGTGTGATTGGTAATTACTTTGTGCCAAAAGgg gaaTTGCTTGTCTTATCACTTTATTCGAGCGGTCGCGATGCTGCGAATTTTCCACAACCAAATGAATTCCGTCCAGAAAGATGGATTAGAACGCAAAAAGGTATTTATCAAGGCGTAGTACATCCACATGCAAGTTTACCATTCGCTTTAGGAGCTAGAAGTTGTATTGGTCGAAAACTGGCAGAAATACAAATATCGTTTGCATTAGCAGAG ttaattaaatcatttaaaatagaatgtataaataagaatcaagtaaaattaattttacatttgattTCTGTACCATcacaatcaataaaattaaaattgatggaGAGAAATTAG
- the LOC107998196 gene encoding cytochrome P450 315a1, mitochondrial isoform X2, translating into MPEPRGIPVFGTLFSFILFGGPKKQHEYVDKRHKELGPVYKERIGPTTAVFVNSIHEFRKIFRLEGSTPKHFLPEAWTLYNEMRKCRRGLLFMNGEEWIYFRKILNKVMLLPDPTNLMITPCQEVAIELKRKWQKQIKTNNIISNLQVQLYQWSIEAMMATLMGSYWYSYKHQLSRDFEILAETLHEIFEYSAKLSIIPVKLAMNLRLPVWKKFVASADTAFEIVRMLVPEMAKLGGNGLLKKMMDEGIRAEDAICIVTDFILAAGDTTATTLQWVLLLLCNHPEKQEELFKHIKDLPQKDILRLPLLKGIIKESLRLYPIAPFISRYLPEDSVIGNYFVPKGELLVLSLYSSGRDAANFPQPNEFRPERWIRTQKGIYQGVVHPHASLPFALGARSCIGRKLAEIQISFALAELIKSFKIECINKNQVKLILHLISVPSQSIKLKLMERN; encoded by the exons ATGCCAGAACCGCGAGGAATTCCTGTGTTTGGAAcacttttttcattcattttatttgggGGTCCAAAAAAACAACATGAGTACGTTGATAAAAGGCATAAAGAATTGGGTCCTGTTTACAAAGAACGTATAGGACCAACCACAGCAGTTTTTGTAAATTCAATACAtgaatttcgtaaaatttttcgacttgAAGGATCAACACCAAAACATTTTCTACCAGAAGCTTGGACACTTTACAATGAGATGCGGAAATGTCGTCGCGGTTTGCTATTCat gAATGGCGAAGAATGGATATATTTCCGTAAGATTTTAAACAAAGTAATGTTATTACCAGATCcaacaaatttaatgattacaCCATGTCAAGAGGTAGCCATAGAACTTAAACGAAAATGGCAAAAACAGATTAAgaccaataatattatatcgaatttacaAGTTCAACTTTATCAGTGGTCTATAGAgg ctATGATGGCCACATTGATGGGATCGTACTGGTATTCTTACAAACATCAATTGTCCCgagatttcgaaatattagcAGAAACATtgcatgaaatatttgaatattcagctaaattatctataataccAGTTAAATTAGCTATGAATTTACGTTTACctgtttggaaaaaatttgttgCATCTGCTGATACAGCTTTCGAAATTGTTCGAATGTTGGTACCAGAAATGGCTAAATTAGGTGGTAatggtttattaaaaaaaatgatggatGAAGGTATTCGAGCCGAAGACGCAATCTGCATTGTtactgattttattttagcaGCTGGTGATACG ACGGCAACAACTTTGCAATGggtattattgttgttatgtAATCATCCtgaaaaacaagaagaattatttaaacacaTAAAAGATCTTCctcaaaaagatatattaagattACCATTATTAAAAGGTATAATCAAAGAATCTCTTCGATTATATCCTATAGCTCCATTTATATCTAGATATTTACCGGAAGATAGTGTGATTGGTAATTACTTTGTGCCAAAAGgg gaaTTGCTTGTCTTATCACTTTATTCGAGCGGTCGCGATGCTGCGAATTTTCCACAACCAAATGAATTCCGTCCAGAAAGATGGATTAGAACGCAAAAAGGTATTTATCAAGGCGTAGTACATCCACATGCAAGTTTACCATTCGCTTTAGGAGCTAGAAGTTGTATTGGTCGAAAACTGGCAGAAATACAAATATCGTTTGCATTAGCAGAG ttaattaaatcatttaaaatagaatgtataaataagaatcaagtaaaattaattttacatttgattTCTGTACCATcacaatcaataaaattaaaattgatggaGAGAAATTAG
- the LOC107998198 gene encoding armadillo repeat-containing protein 5 has protein sequence MSERQEGPILQELFKHIKLDSKSGIWSCLTQLKNDSKCYKQFAKDGGLGILVNLLHCHNIKILNMTLSILANACMNSDAREKVKGSKIATHVISIIKHIKLGNSLHCRACRLIGNLSECDWHAKSLCEAGAVQALVDLLQLDIYMQTYLMGIRAIRNIWTMYEGSREEILESGVIIRITNLLVMAKEQLQTDTKYIDLIETCLKAMCVFLATLDPRVGEQLRGENDMQGYKCIVQCCDMNNKIAIRCLYNLCQIAECRPILGNFGAIESLIILIKDHLELSKETLVSLCLFCREAVNRARIRMGFGLELMLSLLKDIKNEKYHPVLLHALAQFIYDDPSITIMIKNGLLDVLVIRLKKMVTETVSYEETNVSRKRENDSPPNKQIELKYNKTNLGRFSSDYYRDDWSPGSTVSVSSSPPSTPPLPFYDSIENDENTEDNYSPVCSDTEIMDNEDEPQEEVESLKSCKSITVNVEKSQNSEEGNKSNVWEYANVWTLVLLSRLSHSNDPVDRLADPATIEALSAYIKHAKNPKASRILTRIIRNGVYLIPLLKQGFVFEAQTLYGSEQYIRQLCALAETGGAIGELTSILLRGEEAHKLVIAVSIPFLIKSRYILKSLLNNHGGLRLIFQILSNQQHNLYENAIWSICRLANTLEIQPEIVEKYQIIETISTDFPRVYDNHPKPATVTFELDDGTTIDACRQTLCQKSDAFSAMLEGNFSESGKKRVKLRNTSKEGLNTLLLAANGSTFENRTIESILDAVLLADRFLMADISDILTESSISKLNYKNLSKAWNWARMNSCHELKSCCVKRFLTASMTKSERVQAFQDFSTTDNFHEFLDEVKKIINNVLCQR, from the exons atgAGTGAGAGACAAGAAGGTCCGATAttacaagaattatttaaacatataaaattggaCTCGAAAAGCGGAATTTGGTCATGTTTGACACAacttaaaaatgattcaaagtGTTATAAGCAATTTGCCAAAGATGGAGGATTAGGCATTTTAGTAAATTTACTTCAttgtcataatataaaaatattgaatatgacTTTAAGTATTTTAGCAAATGCTTGCATGAATTCCGATGCAAGAgaaaag gtCAAAGGATCTAAAATAGCAACTCatgtaatttctataataaagcatataaaattaggaaattctTTGCATTGTCGTGCTTGTAGACTAATTGGTAATTTATCTGAATGTGATTGGCATGCAAAATCATTATGTGAAGCTGGAGCAGTACAAGCTTTGGTTGATCTTTTACAATTAGACATATATATGCAAACTTATTTAATGGGTATTAGAGCTATaag aaatatttggacTATGTATGAAGGTAGTAGAGAAGAAATCTTAGAATCTGGagtaataattcgaattacaaatttattagtaaTGGCAAAGGAACAATTACAAAcagatacaaaatatatagatttaatagaAACCTGTTTAAAAGCCATGTGTGTATTTTTGGCTACGCTTGATCCTCGAGTTGGGGAACAATTACGAGGGGAAAATGATATGCAGGGTTATAAGTGTATTGTACAATGTTgtgatatgaataataaaatagcaatCAGATGTTTGTACAATCTTTGCCAAATTGCAGAATGTCGACCTATTCTGGGAAATTTTGGTGCTATTGAAAGTTTGATTATTCTCATCAAAGATCACTTGGAACTATCTAAAGAAACATTAGTCAGTTTATGTTTGTTTTGTAGAGAAGCTGTAAATCGTGCAAGAATTAGAATGGGATTTGGCTTAGAATTAatgttatctttattaaaagatattaaaaatgaaaaatatcatccTGTGTTATTGCATGCTTTAGCACAATTCATTTATGATGATCCAAGTattacaataatgataaaaaatggtTTACTTGATGTTTTagttattagattaaaaaaaatggtaacTGAAACAGTATCTTACGAGGAGACGAACGtttcaagaaaaagagagaatgatTCTCCTCCtaataaacaaatagaattaaaatataataagacaAATTTAGGAAG atTTAGTTCAGATTATTATCGAGATGACTGGAGTCCAGGTAGTACTGTTAGTGTTTCTTCTTCACCTCCTAGTACACCACCATTACCTTTTTATGattctattgaaaatgatgaaaatactGAAGACAATTATAGTCCAGTTTGTAGCGATACAGAAATAATGGACAACGAAGatg aaccTCAAGAAGAAGTAGAATCATTAAAAAGTTGTAAATCAATAACTGTAAATGTGGAGAAATCTCAAAATTCAGAAGaaggaaataaatcaaatgttTGGGAATATGCAAATGTATGGACATTAGTGTTATTAAGTCGATTAAGTCATTCAAATGATCCAGTTGATCGATTGGCTGATCCCGCAACTATTGAAGCATTATCAGCTTATATCAAACATGCTAAAAATCCAAAAGCATCTAGAATTTTAACTAGAATTATAag aaatggaGTATATTTAATACCATTATTAAAACAAGGCTTCGTTTTTGAAGCTCAAACATTATACGGTTCTGAACAATATATAAGACAACTATGTGCCCTAGCAGAAACTGGCGGAGCGATAGGTGAACTTACATCTATATTGCTTCGTGGAGAGGAAGCTCATAAATTAGTTATTGCAGTTTCGATACCATTCCTAATCAAGTCacgatatattctaaaatcacTTCTGAATAATCATGGTGGtcttcgattaatatttcagattCTATCTAATCAACAACACAATCTTTATGAAAATGCTATTTGGTCAATTTGTCGATTAGCAAACACATTGGAAATTCAACCTGagattgtagaaaaatatcaaatcataGAAACCATTTCGACAGATTTTCCAAGAGTGTACGACAATCATCCGAAACCTGCAACAGTTACATTTGAACTAGACGATGGTACGACTATTGATGCTTGTAGGCAAACATTATGTCAAAAGTCGGATGCCTTTTCAGCGATGCTTGAAGGAAACTTTTCAGAATCGGGTAAAAAACGTGTTAAATTAAGAAACACATCAAAAGAAGGTCTTAATACATTACTTCTAGCTGCAAATGGTTCGACTTTCGAAAATAGAACTATTGAATCTATATTAGACGCTGTACTATTAGCGGACAGGTTCCTTATGGCTGATATATCAGATATTCTTACAGAAAGTTCTATatctaaattgaattataaaaatttgagtaAAGCGTGGAATTGGGCGAGAATGAACTCATGTCACGAACTAAAATCTTGTTGCGTAAAAAGATTTCTGACAGCTTCAATGACAAAATCTGAAAGAGTTCAAGcatttcaagatttttctaCTACCGacaattttcatgaatttttagacgaagtaaaaaaaatcataaacaaCGTTTTGTGCCaacgttaa